In Stieleria varia, one genomic interval encodes:
- a CDS encoding HEAT repeat domain-containing protein: MTIHTVRHRSDRPRHSLQSLLRGLLPLVALAAMVQSGCHDGPLYALKSVNPYFTMKEWRKDAELGVTDHERREQLMQLADQIGTMPIERQRFWGKHLSRIMANDPSAEMRHLSMLAASRLKTPQAIELLEQGLDDESMKVRMSACTGLGKRPEPQAAQLLASAFGTETDQDVKNAAIAALGKHKGQIPMDSLRLALNDQDPATVSLAMSSLRGVTGKNYGTTPQQWIAALDKATPPTPDGDDAKVRMASGQLPTTR, translated from the coding sequence GTGACTATTCACACCGTCCGACATCGATCCGATCGCCCTCGTCATTCCCTACAGTCGCTGCTGCGTGGCCTGTTGCCGCTGGTCGCGTTGGCTGCGATGGTGCAATCGGGGTGTCATGACGGGCCGTTGTACGCGTTGAAATCCGTCAATCCGTATTTCACGATGAAAGAATGGCGGAAAGACGCAGAGCTTGGTGTGACGGACCACGAACGTCGCGAACAACTCATGCAACTGGCCGATCAGATCGGCACCATGCCCATTGAAAGGCAGCGTTTCTGGGGCAAGCACCTCAGTCGGATCATGGCCAATGACCCGAGCGCGGAAATGCGGCACTTGTCGATGCTGGCCGCCAGTCGTCTGAAGACACCGCAGGCGATCGAGTTGCTGGAGCAGGGGTTGGATGATGAGAGCATGAAGGTCCGGATGTCGGCCTGTACCGGGCTGGGCAAGCGTCCCGAACCGCAAGCCGCTCAGTTGCTGGCGTCCGCGTTCGGCACCGAGACCGACCAGGACGTCAAGAACGCAGCGATCGCTGCGTTAGGAAAGCACAAGGGACAAATCCCAATGGACTCGTTGCGTTTGGCGCTCAACGACCAAGACCCCGCGACGGTGAGCTTGGCCATGTCGTCGCTGCGAGGCGTGACCGGAAAGAACTACGGCACGACGCCTCAGCAATGGATTGCAGCCTTGGACAAAGCGACCCCGCCGACGCCGGACGGCGATGACGCCAAAGTTCGAATGGCATCGGGACAATTGCCGACCACGCGTTGA
- a CDS encoding Uma2 family endonuclease: MATELDSLTEKPEVQVRPQLRNGDRMTQAEFLRRYQSMPHVSHAELIEGRVYMPSPVSADRHGEPHFDFITWLGIYRVMTPGVVGGDNSTLQMDVDNAPQPDGYLRLTQQAGGQSRLVDGYIQGAPELIVEIAASTVSYDLHEKLNAYRRNGVKEYVVWRTEDSAIDWFILVEGRFDRHPASDDGIYRSEVFPGLWLDSTAVLNGDMARVLQVLQQGLADPSHQEFVATLAAQQ, from the coding sequence ATGGCTACCGAACTTGATTCACTCACAGAAAAACCCGAAGTCCAGGTCAGGCCGCAGCTTCGCAACGGAGATCGGATGACGCAAGCGGAATTCCTGCGGCGGTATCAGTCTATGCCTCATGTCAGCCACGCCGAACTGATCGAAGGACGCGTTTACATGCCATCACCCGTTTCTGCCGATCGTCATGGCGAGCCTCATTTTGACTTCATCACGTGGCTGGGGATTTATCGAGTCATGACGCCAGGCGTCGTAGGCGGAGACAATTCGACATTACAAATGGACGTTGACAACGCGCCTCAGCCGGATGGATATCTACGGCTGACGCAGCAGGCGGGTGGGCAGTCTCGTTTGGTGGACGGATACATCCAGGGTGCTCCTGAACTGATTGTGGAAATCGCGGCCAGCACGGTCAGTTATGACCTGCATGAAAAACTGAATGCTTATCGCCGCAACGGCGTGAAAGAATACGTGGTGTGGCGGACCGAGGATTCAGCCATCGACTGGTTCATTCTTGTGGAAGGCCGCTTCGACCGACATCCCGCGTCCGACGATGGCATTTACCGCAGTGAAGTATTCCCCGGCCTGTGGCTCGATTCAACCGCAGTGCTCAATGGTGACATGGCTCGCGTGCTGCAAGTTCTGCAACAGGGACTCGCCGATCCCAGCCACCAGGAATTCGTCGCCACCCTCGCAGCCCAGCAGTGA